A single Pedobacter sp. PACM 27299 DNA region contains:
- a CDS encoding tetratricopeptide repeat protein encodes MKKVLFSMLLVGAATYANAQKSEVNEAKKAWTLLAIAKTSTLADNLKTLNEGLAHTDKAIVHEKSKDMPEAWSYRALFASRIALVDSLDLNNAKANQKIAEEAIVKAKALDTKNAEKDNIQQAEINVDNALRNRAIFAYNKKDFASALAAFNEVTTKNPTDTSMYVNAGVTAKSIENYPEVVRNFKKAIDLGYKDSKVLYSEIVNITFDKLKDSVAGLALLKEAGSKFPDDSYFIGLETDLYIKSGNIAKSQEMLTKLIAKDPKNAIYQYLLGDTYYKQALALQTERNKIDPKKTKEFNAISAKMITFIDQSTPYYKAALELDPKNENALENLKIIYLFKDDKVNYEATKKKLDALRATQP; translated from the coding sequence ATGAAAAAAGTACTTTTTAGTATGCTATTAGTAGGTGCTGCCACCTATGCAAATGCGCAAAAAAGTGAAGTAAACGAAGCCAAAAAAGCATGGACATTGTTGGCTATTGCAAAAACATCAACTTTAGCAGACAATTTGAAAACCTTAAATGAAGGTTTAGCCCATACTGATAAAGCGATTGTTCATGAGAAATCTAAAGACATGCCAGAAGCATGGTCTTATAGAGCCTTATTTGCATCTAGGATTGCGTTGGTAGATTCTTTGGATCTTAACAATGCTAAAGCAAACCAAAAGATTGCAGAAGAAGCAATCGTTAAGGCAAAAGCTTTAGACACTAAAAATGCAGAGAAAGACAATATCCAACAAGCAGAAATCAATGTGGATAATGCTTTGAGAAATCGTGCGATTTTTGCTTATAACAAAAAAGATTTCGCAAGTGCATTAGCAGCCTTTAATGAAGTAACTACTAAAAACCCAACAGATACTTCTATGTATGTGAACGCTGGTGTAACCGCGAAATCAATAGAAAACTATCCTGAGGTAGTTAGAAATTTCAAGAAAGCAATTGATTTAGGTTATAAAGACTCAAAAGTTCTTTATTCTGAAATCGTAAATATTACTTTCGATAAATTGAAAGACAGCGTTGCAGGCTTAGCTTTATTAAAAGAAGCTGGCAGCAAATTCCCTGATGATTCTTATTTCATCGGTCTAGAAACTGATCTTTATATCAAATCTGGTAATATTGCTAAATCTCAAGAGATGTTGACTAAATTAATTGCAAAAGATCCAAAAAATGCAATTTATCAATATTTATTAGGTGATACTTATTATAAACAAGCTTTAGCTTTACAAACAGAGAGAAATAAAATTGATCCTAAAAAAACGAAAGAATTCAATGCCATCAGTGCAAAGATGATCACGTTTATTGATCAGTCAACTCCTTACTACAAAGCAGCATTAGAGTTGGATCCTAAAAATGAAAATGCATTAGAGAACTTGAAAATCATTTATTTATTTAAAGATGACAAGGTGAACTATGAAGCGACTAAGAAAAAATTAGACGCTTTAAGAGCTACACAGCCTTAA